Proteins encoded together in one Lathyrus oleraceus cultivar Zhongwan6 chromosome 5, CAAS_Psat_ZW6_1.0, whole genome shotgun sequence window:
- the LOC127082353 gene encoding uncharacterized protein LOC127082353 translates to MRLQQAGNTSSTSELELFSNWILKVGDGKLEEPNDGYTDIPIPNDFLISNYDDPLEAIVSETYPNFLNNYKNPEFLQSRAILAGTIETVDIINQYALGFIPGNEAFDVLTPEFLNKLTTSGLPNHKIKLKIGTPIMLLRNIDQPEGLCNGTRLIVTRLANHIIEAKIIFGKNIGGVIYIPRMDMTPTQSPWPFKMTRRQFPITICYAMTINKSQGQSLDYVGLYLPRSVFSHGQLYVAISRVKSKKGLKILIHDKDNHPLNSTTNVVFKEVFENL, encoded by the exons ATGCGACTCCAACAAGCCGGCAATACTTCAAGTACATCTGAATTAGAATTGTTTTCTAATTGGATATTAAAAGTTGGCGATGGGAAATTGGAAGAACCTAACGATGGTTACACGGATATTCCTATTCCAAATGATTTCTTAATTTCTAACTATGATGATCCACTAGAAGCCATTGTTAGTGAAACATATCCGAATTTTCTTAACAATTACAAGAATCCAGAATTTTTGCAATCAAGAGCTATATTGGCAGGAACAATTGAAACGGTTGACATCATAAATCAATACGCTTTGGGATTCATACCAG GAAATGAAGCTTTTGATGTTTTGACCCCAGAATTTTTGAATAAACTTACAACTTCCGGTCTACCTAACCACAAGATTAAATTGAAGATTGGGACCCCTATTATGTTGCTCCGAAACATTGATCAACCTGAAGGTCTCTGCAATGGAACAAGGCTTATAGTTACAAGATTGGCAAACCACATTATCGAGGCAAAGATTATATTTGGAAAGAATATTGGAGGGGTTATCTATATTCCAAGAATGGATATGACTCCAACACAATCTCCGTGGCCATTCAAAATGACTAGAAGGCAATTTCCCATAACTATATGTTATGCTATGACAATTAACAAATCTCAAGGTCAGTCATTGGATTATGTTGGATTGTATTTGCCTAGAAGTGTATTTAGTCATGGTCAACTATATGTTGCAATATCAAGGGTCAAAAGCAAAAAAGGGCTTAAGATATTAATCCATGACAAGGATAACCATCCATTGAATTCTACAACAAACGTCGTGttcaaagaagtttttgaaaacttATAG